The following are encoded together in the Naumannella cuiyingiana genome:
- a CDS encoding enolase C-terminal domain-like protein — MALISDFDVIDVRFPTSRLLDGSDAMNPDPDYSAAYLRIGLDDGGSGHGFVFTIGRGNDVVAGAIEALRERYLGRDAEPLLADLGAAWAELVHDSQLRWLGPEKGVMHMAIGAVVNALWDLRAKREGLPLWQLLARMSPEELVGLVDFRYLTDALTPEEALQLLRDAEPGRREREAELLRAGYPGYTTTPGWLGYTDDKMQRLCREAVEAGFDLIKLKVGADLDDDIRRLALAREAVGPGIGIAVDANQRWGVDEAIDWIRALAEVGPLAWIEEPTSPDDVLGHATIARAVAPTPVATGEMCQSRIMFKQYLQAGGLQVLQLDAARVAGVNENLAILLLAAKFGVPVCPHAGGVGLCEAVQHFSMFDHVALSGSQQGRRIEFVDHLHEHFVTPVVIRDGRYLAPTDPGTGAEMHESSLRNFAYPDGPQWRAEDSRVRAG, encoded by the coding sequence GTGGCTCTGATCAGCGACTTCGACGTGATCGACGTCCGCTTCCCCACCTCGCGGCTGCTCGACGGCTCCGATGCGATGAATCCGGACCCGGACTACTCGGCGGCCTACCTGCGGATCGGGCTGGACGACGGTGGCTCCGGCCACGGATTCGTCTTCACCATCGGGCGCGGCAATGACGTGGTGGCCGGTGCCATCGAGGCGCTGCGCGAGCGCTACCTGGGCCGCGATGCCGAACCGCTGCTGGCCGATCTCGGCGCCGCCTGGGCCGAGCTGGTGCACGATTCGCAGTTGCGCTGGCTGGGGCCGGAGAAGGGCGTCATGCACATGGCCATCGGGGCCGTGGTGAATGCCCTGTGGGATCTGCGCGCCAAACGCGAGGGCCTGCCGTTGTGGCAGCTACTGGCCCGGATGAGCCCCGAGGAGCTCGTCGGTCTGGTCGACTTCCGCTACCTGACCGACGCGCTGACCCCCGAGGAGGCGTTGCAACTGCTGCGTGACGCCGAGCCCGGACGGCGCGAGCGCGAGGCCGAGCTGCTGCGTGCGGGCTACCCCGGCTACACCACCACCCCGGGCTGGCTGGGCTACACCGATGACAAGATGCAGCGACTGTGCCGGGAGGCCGTCGAGGCCGGCTTCGACCTGATCAAGCTCAAGGTCGGTGCCGACCTCGACGACGACATCCGGCGGCTCGCCCTGGCCCGCGAGGCGGTCGGGCCCGGCATCGGCATCGCCGTCGACGCCAACCAGCGTTGGGGCGTGGACGAGGCGATCGACTGGATCCGGGCCTTGGCCGAGGTCGGCCCGCTGGCCTGGATCGAGGAGCCGACCAGTCCCGACGACGTGCTCGGCCACGCGACCATCGCCCGCGCGGTGGCCCCGACCCCGGTCGCGACCGGCGAGATGTGCCAGAGCCGGATCATGTTCAAGCAGTACCTGCAGGCCGGCGGGCTGCAGGTGCTCCAGCTCGACGCCGCCCGGGTCGCGGGCGTCAACGAGAACCTGGCCATCCTCCTGCTTGCCGCCAAGTTCGGCGTACCCGTGTGTCCGCACGCGGGAGGGGTCGGGCTGTGTGAGGCGGTCCAACACTTCTCGATGTTCGACCATGTTGCGCTGAGCGGCAGCCAGCAGGGGCGTCGGATCGAGTTCGTCGACCACCTGCACGAGCATTTCGTCACCCCCGTGGTGATCCGCGACGGCCG
- a CDS encoding metallopeptidase TldD-related protein translates to MTAAQWVEEALAGAEGDAVLIVEDIGQVNLRWANNALTTNGVLHESLATAHAFVSGTRGVAAGSASGPVGSAADCADLLGRARAAALAGAPADDATELVDGGRDADFAEPAPVTDAAALDGVPEALASAFARAAERDHLLFGFAELMVTTTWLGASTGTRRRHVQRSGRIEINAKQPDMIASAWTGRHVRDFADVDVAAMHQELIRRLGWSANRIDLPAGRYEAVLPPSAVADLMIYLSWSLSARDAAQGRNVFAAADGRTREGERLAALPVSLVSDPAYPGLQRAPFAIVHATSGAEQSIFDNGAPVGRVEWLRDGVLTALARDRALAAGEGAAAGPFAFPTENLIMDAGGSDDLEAMIARTERGLLLTCLWYIREVDPETLLLTGLTRDGVYLIESGEVVGMVNNFRFNESPVALLGRISEAGRAEPALPREWQDWFADAVAPPVRVPDFNFSTVSDAH, encoded by the coding sequence ATGACCGCAGCGCAGTGGGTCGAGGAAGCCCTCGCGGGGGCCGAGGGCGACGCCGTGCTGATCGTCGAAGACATCGGCCAGGTGAATCTGCGTTGGGCGAACAATGCGCTGACCACCAACGGGGTGCTGCACGAATCGCTGGCCACGGCCCACGCCTTTGTCAGCGGCACCCGGGGAGTGGCGGCCGGCTCGGCGAGCGGTCCGGTCGGCTCCGCGGCCGACTGCGCCGACCTGCTGGGCCGGGCGCGAGCCGCCGCGCTCGCCGGGGCGCCCGCCGACGATGCGACCGAGCTGGTCGACGGCGGGCGCGACGCCGACTTCGCCGAGCCCGCGCCGGTCACCGATGCCGCGGCCCTGGACGGCGTACCCGAGGCGCTGGCGTCGGCCTTCGCCCGGGCCGCGGAGCGTGATCATCTGCTGTTCGGGTTCGCCGAGCTGATGGTCACCACGACCTGGCTCGGCGCCAGCACCGGCACCCGGCGCCGGCACGTCCAACGATCCGGGCGGATCGAGATCAATGCCAAGCAACCGGACATGATCGCGTCGGCCTGGACCGGCCGGCACGTTCGCGACTTCGCCGATGTCGATGTCGCCGCGATGCACCAGGAGTTGATCAGGCGCCTCGGCTGGTCGGCGAACCGGATCGACCTGCCCGCCGGCCGGTACGAGGCCGTGCTGCCGCCCTCGGCCGTCGCCGACCTGATGATCTACCTGTCGTGGAGCCTGTCGGCCCGCGATGCGGCGCAGGGGCGCAATGTGTTCGCCGCGGCGGACGGGCGCACCCGGGAGGGCGAGCGACTGGCCGCGCTGCCGGTATCGCTGGTCAGCGACCCCGCGTACCCGGGGCTGCAACGCGCGCCGTTCGCGATCGTGCACGCCACCTCGGGCGCCGAGCAGTCGATCTTCGACAACGGGGCGCCCGTGGGCCGCGTCGAGTGGCTGCGCGACGGCGTCCTGACCGCCCTGGCCCGGGACCGCGCCCTGGCCGCCGGTGAGGGTGCGGCGGCCGGGCCGTTCGCCTTCCCCACCGAGAACCTGATCATGGACGCCGGCGGGAGCGATGATCTTGAGGCGATGATCGCCCGCACCGAACGCGGACTGTTGCTGACCTGCCTGTGGTACATCCGCGAGGTGGACCCGGAGACCCTGCTGCTGACCGGGCTGACCCGCGACGGCGTCTACCTGATCGAGAGCGGCGAGGTGGTCGGCATGGTGAACAACTTCCGGTTCAACGAGTCACCCGTCGCGCTGCTCGGCCGGATCAGCGAGGCCGGCCGCGCCGAGCCGGCGCTGCCCCGGGAGTGGCAGGACTGGTTCGCCGACGCCGTCGCGCCGCCGGTCCGCGTACCCGATTTCAACTTCTCCACGGTCTCCGACGCGCACTGA
- a CDS encoding M20/M25/M40 family metallo-hydrolase has protein sequence MKIQPGSAVLAATAAIALAAVSVPPATAAPGGNPNNPKKFTKAVTAEAVMGHLEQFQAIADANGGNRAAGTSGYEESARYVERTLQAAGYQTWRQPFSFTYTETTTSLEEVSPTARSIDQRPMSYGPDTPVGGITGELVQPATVTGCDASEWGDTDATGKIALVSRGACSFSQKSLAAGEAGASALIIYNNEPGMLNGTLSAPNEGYVPTTGITQDDGQALAAEAAAGPVVVTFNLQSLVEERETFNVLAETTTGRDDNVVMIGSHLDGAQEGPGMSDNGSGAAANLETAVQMAKVNKVNNKIRFAFWGAEERGLVGARHYVNDLVENDPQALGDIALYLNYDMVGSPNYIIGVYDADQSTYPAPVPVPEGSAAVEKVFTDYYDSVDQPWVDTEFSGRSDYQPFIDNGVPSSGLFTGADGVKTPEEVELFGGTAGLLYDPNYHTAADDIDNINPEAIAINTKAMAHAAIVFAYDTSMVNGETSPGKSGKIKPGNQGKAKKVGAQAAPHLAAS, from the coding sequence ATGAAGATTCAACCAGGAAGCGCGGTGCTGGCCGCGACGGCGGCGATCGCGCTCGCCGCGGTCTCGGTGCCGCCCGCGACGGCGGCCCCGGGGGGCAACCCGAACAACCCGAAGAAGTTCACCAAGGCGGTCACCGCCGAGGCGGTGATGGGTCACCTGGAGCAGTTCCAGGCGATCGCCGACGCCAACGGCGGCAACCGGGCGGCCGGTACGTCCGGCTACGAGGAGTCCGCGCGCTATGTGGAGCGGACCCTGCAGGCGGCGGGCTATCAGACCTGGCGCCAGCCCTTCAGCTTCACCTACACCGAGACCACCACCTCGCTGGAGGAGGTGTCACCGACCGCGCGATCGATCGACCAGCGCCCGATGAGCTACGGGCCCGACACCCCGGTCGGCGGCATCACCGGCGAGCTGGTCCAGCCCGCCACCGTGACCGGATGCGATGCCTCGGAGTGGGGTGACACCGACGCCACCGGCAAGATCGCCCTGGTCAGCCGCGGCGCCTGTTCGTTCAGCCAGAAGTCGCTGGCGGCCGGCGAGGCGGGGGCGAGTGCGTTGATCATCTACAACAACGAGCCCGGGATGCTGAACGGCACGCTCAGCGCGCCGAACGAGGGGTACGTGCCGACCACCGGGATCACCCAGGACGACGGCCAGGCGCTCGCGGCCGAGGCGGCCGCCGGTCCCGTGGTCGTCACCTTCAACCTGCAGTCGCTCGTCGAGGAGCGCGAGACCTTCAACGTGTTGGCCGAGACAACGACCGGTCGCGACGACAACGTGGTGATGATCGGCTCGCATCTCGACGGCGCGCAGGAGGGGCCCGGGATGAGCGACAACGGCTCGGGCGCGGCCGCGAACCTCGAGACCGCGGTGCAGATGGCGAAGGTCAACAAGGTCAACAACAAGATCAGGTTCGCCTTCTGGGGCGCGGAGGAGCGCGGGCTGGTGGGCGCGCGCCACTATGTCAACGATCTGGTGGAGAACGACCCGCAGGCGCTCGGCGACATCGCGCTGTACCTGAACTACGACATGGTGGGTTCGCCCAACTACATCATCGGCGTCTATGACGCAGACCAGTCGACCTACCCGGCGCCCGTACCCGTGCCGGAGGGTTCGGCCGCCGTGGAGAAGGTGTTCACCGACTACTACGACAGCGTGGACCAGCCCTGGGTGGACACCGAGTTCTCGGGGCGGTCGGACTACCAGCCGTTCATCGACAACGGCGTACCGTCCTCGGGGCTGTTCACGGGCGCCGACGGCGTGAAGACGCCCGAGGAGGTCGAGCTGTTCGGTGGCACCGCGGGCCTCCTGTACGACCCGAACTATCACACCGCCGCCGACGACATCGACAACATCAACCCGGAGGCGATCGCGATCAACACCAAGGCCATGGCCCATGCGGCGATCGTCTTCGCCTACGACACCTCGATGGTCAACGGCGAGACCAGCCCCGGCAAGTCCGGCAAGATCAAGCCCGGTAACCAGGGCAAGGCGAAGAAGGTCGGCGCCCAGGCGGCTCCGCACCTCGCGGCATCCTGA
- a CDS encoding DEAD/DEAH box helicase, translating into MARTSTAQRFAESFDFELDDYQREAIDHIEAGAGVLVAAPTGAGKTVAGEFAVELALEQGRKAFYTTPIKALSNQKFHDLVNRHGADRVGLLTGDSSINADAPVVVMTTEVLRNMIYARSAALDNLGFVVMDEVHYLADRFRGSVWEEVIIGLADSVQLVALSATVSNAEEFGDWLDEVRGDIRIVVSERRPVPLYQHVMVGRELHDLFADEAPTAAAEPVAAARHDVNPALVRFAKEESRLVRDDARRPRGRSGRGKSGRRSGYGGGAHRDHRAKVPKRFQIPRRGDVVEALRRDNLLPAIVFIFSRAGCDAAVGQLLHDGVDLTTRADKARIAAIADRHIAGLSEADLAALGYGEFRDALLRGIAAHHAGMLPALKECVEECFVGGLIKVVFATETLALGINMPARSVVLEKLVKFNGESHVDITPGEYTQLTGRAGRRGIDTEGHAVVLWQPGFDPRAVAGLASRRTYPLRSSFAPTYNMAVNLVGAVGRDRARSLLEQSFAQFQSDRSVVGLARRVSRNEEAAAELWQRAACERGDFASYARLREEISTLEAQAARSRRSDRRAEAQVALEALRPGDIVWVPSGRHGGWSVVIEPGVGDDRQGPRPLVLGQDRQVRRLGLADFAVPVQPVSRVRVPKRFSPRDSHSRRSLGAAMDARLAEIDATPERFRPGAMDAEVAARIEELRAELRAHPCHGCPDREAHARWAERALRLEDENAKLRGRMQTRTNTIATRFDRICRVLESHGYLDGDEVTREGRMLARIYNELDLVAAEVLRAGVLDDLDPAQLAAVLSSLVYEARRSDDRRPVWRVADAAAQAAIDEVWRIHRRVSLAERDARLERGPDPDAGFAGPAHAWASGAGLASVLGESGLTAGDFVRWVRQVIDFADQIGNAAGQLGNTAVRDTARRAVGAMRRGVVDFTAEDVEADEGLDEDLADEAFAPRRTDPGRS; encoded by the coding sequence ATGGCCCGGACCTCGACAGCACAGCGGTTCGCCGAGTCCTTCGATTTCGAGCTCGACGACTACCAGCGCGAGGCGATCGATCACATCGAGGCCGGTGCCGGCGTACTGGTCGCGGCGCCGACCGGTGCCGGCAAGACGGTGGCCGGAGAGTTCGCGGTCGAGCTGGCGCTGGAGCAGGGCCGCAAGGCGTTCTACACGACGCCGATCAAGGCCCTCAGCAACCAGAAGTTCCACGACCTGGTCAACCGCCACGGCGCCGACCGGGTCGGCCTGCTGACCGGGGACTCCTCGATCAACGCCGACGCCCCGGTGGTGGTGATGACCACCGAGGTGTTGCGGAACATGATCTATGCCCGGTCGGCGGCGCTGGACAATCTCGGCTTTGTGGTGATGGACGAGGTGCACTACCTCGCCGACCGGTTCCGCGGCTCGGTCTGGGAGGAGGTGATCATCGGGCTCGCCGACTCGGTGCAACTGGTTGCGCTCTCGGCGACGGTGAGCAACGCCGAGGAGTTCGGTGACTGGCTCGACGAGGTACGCGGTGACATCCGGATCGTGGTCTCCGAGCGCCGCCCGGTGCCCCTGTACCAACACGTGATGGTCGGCCGCGAGCTGCATGATCTTTTCGCCGACGAGGCGCCGACGGCCGCGGCGGAGCCCGTCGCCGCGGCCCGGCACGATGTCAATCCGGCGCTGGTGCGCTTCGCCAAGGAGGAGTCCAGGCTGGTCCGCGACGACGCCCGCCGGCCGCGGGGCAGGTCGGGACGCGGCAAGAGCGGGCGGCGCTCCGGTTACGGCGGGGGTGCGCACCGAGATCACCGGGCCAAGGTGCCGAAGCGGTTCCAGATCCCGCGCCGAGGGGATGTCGTCGAGGCGCTGCGCCGCGACAACCTGCTCCCGGCGATCGTCTTCATCTTCTCCCGGGCCGGCTGCGACGCGGCCGTCGGGCAGTTGCTGCACGACGGGGTCGACCTGACCACGCGCGCGGACAAGGCGCGGATCGCCGCGATCGCCGACCGGCACATCGCCGGCCTGTCCGAGGCCGATCTGGCCGCGCTCGGCTACGGCGAGTTCCGCGACGCCCTGTTGCGCGGCATCGCCGCTCACCACGCCGGGATGCTGCCGGCGCTCAAGGAGTGCGTCGAGGAGTGTTTCGTCGGCGGGCTGATCAAGGTCGTCTTCGCCACCGAGACGCTGGCGCTCGGCATCAACATGCCGGCCCGGAGCGTCGTGTTGGAGAAGCTGGTCAAGTTCAACGGCGAGAGCCACGTCGACATCACGCCGGGGGAGTACACCCAGCTCACGGGCCGCGCCGGTCGGCGCGGGATCGACACCGAGGGGCATGCGGTGGTGCTCTGGCAGCCGGGGTTCGACCCGCGGGCGGTGGCGGGCCTGGCGTCGCGGCGTACCTATCCGCTGCGATCGAGCTTCGCGCCGACCTACAACATGGCCGTCAACCTGGTCGGCGCCGTCGGCCGGGACCGGGCGCGCAGCCTGTTGGAGCAGAGCTTCGCGCAGTTCCAGTCCGACCGCTCGGTGGTCGGGCTCGCGCGCAGGGTGAGCCGCAACGAGGAGGCCGCGGCCGAGTTGTGGCAGCGCGCCGCCTGCGAGCGTGGCGACTTCGCCTCCTATGCCAGGTTGCGCGAGGAGATCTCCACGCTGGAGGCGCAGGCCGCGCGCAGTCGGCGCAGCGATCGGCGCGCGGAGGCCCAGGTCGCGCTGGAGGCGTTGCGGCCGGGCGACATCGTCTGGGTGCCGAGCGGGCGGCACGGCGGCTGGTCCGTGGTGATCGAACCGGGGGTCGGCGACGACCGCCAGGGGCCGCGCCCGCTCGTACTGGGCCAGGACCGGCAGGTCCGCAGGCTCGGCCTGGCCGACTTCGCGGTGCCGGTGCAACCGGTCAGCCGGGTCCGCGTACCGAAGCGGTTCTCCCCGCGCGACTCGCATTCCCGGCGCAGCCTGGGCGCGGCGATGGATGCCCGGCTGGCGGAGATCGACGCCACCCCCGAACGGTTCCGGCCCGGCGCGATGGACGCGGAGGTGGCCGCGCGGATCGAGGAGCTGCGCGCCGAGCTGCGCGCCCACCCGTGCCATGGCTGTCCCGACCGCGAGGCCCACGCCCGGTGGGCCGAGCGCGCGCTGCGGCTGGAGGACGAGAACGCCAAGCTCCGGGGGCGGATGCAGACGCGGACCAACACGATCGCGACCCGCTTCGACCGGATCTGCCGGGTGCTGGAGTCGCACGGCTATCTCGACGGTGACGAGGTGACCCGGGAGGGCCGGATGCTGGCCCGGATCTACAACGAGCTGGACCTGGTCGCCGCCGAGGTGTTGCGCGCCGGCGTGCTGGACGATCTCGATCCCGCCCAGCTTGCCGCCGTGCTGTCCAGCCTGGTCTACGAGGCCCGGCGCAGCGACGATCGCCGTCCGGTCTGGCGCGTGGCCGACGCGGCGGCGCAGGCCGCCATCGACGAGGTGTGGCGGATTCATCGGCGCGTCTCGCTGGCGGAGCGGGATGCCCGACTGGAGCGCGGCCCCGATCCCGACGCCGGGTTCGCCGGCCCCGCGCATGCCTGGGCCTCGGGCGCCGGCCTGGCCAGCGTGCTCGGCGAATCCGGGCTGACCGCCGGCGACTTCGTCCGTTGGGTACGCCAGGTGATCGACTTCGCCGACCAGATCGGCAATGCGGCGGGGCAGCTCGGCAATACCGCGGTCCGCGACACCGCGCGCCGGGCCGTCGGCGCCATGCGGCGCGGGGTGGTCGACTTCACCGCCGAGGACGTCGAGGCCGATGAGGGACTGGACGAGGACCTCGCCGACGAGGCGTTCGCGCCCCGGCGTACCGATCCCGGCCGGAGCTGA
- a CDS encoding SDR family NAD(P)-dependent oxidoreductase, whose translation MNQSSTPGPLRGLVAAVTGGASGIGAAIADRLAALGASVAVLDVNPDGADERFLAVACDVTDDASVRTAIERVGNELGGLDIVINNAGIGAQGTVADNPDSEWQRVFDVNVFGMARVSRAALPWLRRSEHAAIVNTCSIAATAGLPQRALYSASKGAVLSLTLAMAADHVREGIRVNCVNPGTVDTPWIGRLLDSAADPAAERAALDARQPTGRLVSAPEVAEAVAYLASPAAGATTGTALAVDGGMQGLRLRPQ comes from the coding sequence ATGAACCAATCGAGCACCCCGGGCCCCCTGCGCGGACTGGTGGCAGCGGTCACCGGCGGCGCGTCGGGCATCGGCGCCGCGATCGCCGATCGGCTCGCGGCACTCGGCGCGAGTGTGGCCGTGCTCGACGTGAATCCCGACGGCGCCGACGAGCGCTTCCTCGCCGTGGCCTGCGATGTCACCGACGATGCCTCGGTCCGCACCGCGATCGAACGGGTGGGCAACGAGCTCGGCGGCCTCGACATCGTGATCAACAACGCGGGCATCGGCGCCCAAGGCACGGTTGCGGACAATCCCGACAGCGAGTGGCAACGGGTCTTCGACGTCAACGTCTTCGGCATGGCCCGGGTCAGCCGAGCCGCCCTGCCCTGGCTGCGGCGTTCCGAGCACGCGGCGATCGTCAACACCTGTTCCATCGCGGCGACGGCCGGGTTGCCGCAACGCGCCCTCTACAGCGCGTCGAAGGGAGCCGTCCTCTCGCTCACCCTGGCGATGGCCGCCGACCACGTACGCGAGGGAATCCGCGTGAACTGTGTCAATCCCGGCACCGTCGACACTCCGTGGATCGGCCGCCTGCTGGACAGCGCCGCCGACCCGGCTGCCGAGCGGGCCGCCCTGGACGCCCGCCAGCCGACCGGTCGCCTGGTCAGCGCACCCGAGGTGGCGGAGGCCGTCGCCTATCTGGCCTCCCCCGCCGCCGGCGCCACCACCGGGACCGCCCTCGCGGTCGACGGCGGGATGCAGGGCCTGCGCCTGCGACCGCAGTGA
- a CDS encoding TldD/PmbA family protein: MPLDQLPVDALADAALQRATELGARHADVRIESSRSLHRRLRDGRTESATNSVTAGIGVRVIVDGAWGFAADSSLDTGAAARVAERAVAIARASAPLSVPVELAAEPAHPDGRWRSAFRLDPLDVSDDLITDRLVELSGALLGGRGVDHADASLLAVSEEKFYADLAGTRTRQHRVRTVPSFTATTIGDHGFATMRTLAPPAGRGWEYLLGDGWDFDAEIAELPELLAEHAVAPSVEPGRYDLVIDPTNLWLTIHESVAHATELDRALGYEAAYAGTSFATPDQLGTLRYGSPVMNVTGDRTTEHGLASVGWDDEGVAATEFDIIRDGTLVGYQLNRQMAPLLGLPRSNGCAYADSPGHIPLQRMPNVSLQPAADGPDTAGLIAGVSDGIYVVGDNSWSIDMQRYNFQFTGQRFFRIRNGRLAGQLRDVAYQATTTEFWRSLEAVGGPQTWLLAGAANCGKGQPGQVAPVSHGSPSALFRGVNVLNTVTEGGAA, encoded by the coding sequence ATGCCGCTTGATCAACTCCCCGTGGACGCGCTCGCCGACGCAGCGCTGCAGCGCGCCACGGAGCTGGGCGCCCGGCATGCCGACGTGCGGATCGAGAGCTCGCGCAGCCTGCACCGCCGACTGCGCGACGGGCGTACCGAATCCGCGACGAATTCCGTGACCGCCGGGATCGGCGTCCGGGTGATCGTGGACGGGGCCTGGGGCTTCGCCGCGGACAGCAGCCTGGACACCGGCGCGGCGGCCCGCGTGGCCGAGCGGGCCGTGGCCATCGCCCGCGCATCGGCGCCGCTGTCCGTTCCGGTCGAGCTGGCAGCAGAGCCGGCCCACCCCGACGGCCGCTGGCGCTCCGCCTTCCGGCTCGACCCGTTGGACGTCTCCGACGACCTGATCACCGACCGGCTGGTCGAACTGTCCGGGGCGCTGCTGGGCGGCCGCGGTGTCGATCATGCCGACGCCTCGTTGCTGGCGGTGTCGGAGGAGAAGTTCTATGCCGACCTGGCCGGGACCCGCACCCGCCAGCACCGGGTGCGCACGGTGCCGTCGTTCACCGCGACAACGATCGGTGATCATGGCTTCGCCACCATGCGCACCCTGGCGCCGCCGGCGGGCCGCGGCTGGGAGTATCTGCTCGGCGACGGGTGGGACTTCGACGCGGAGATCGCCGAGCTGCCCGAACTGCTTGCCGAACATGCGGTCGCCCCGAGCGTCGAGCCGGGTCGCTACGACCTGGTGATCGACCCGACCAATCTGTGGCTCACCATCCACGAGTCCGTCGCGCATGCGACCGAGCTGGACCGCGCGCTCGGCTACGAGGCGGCCTACGCGGGCACCTCGTTCGCCACCCCGGACCAGCTCGGCACCCTGCGCTACGGCTCGCCGGTGATGAACGTGACCGGGGACCGCACCACCGAACACGGCCTGGCGAGCGTCGGCTGGGACGACGAGGGGGTCGCCGCAACCGAGTTCGACATCATCCGCGACGGCACGCTGGTCGGCTACCAGTTGAACCGGCAGATGGCGCCCCTGCTCGGGCTGCCCCGATCCAACGGCTGCGCCTATGCCGACTCCCCCGGGCACATCCCGCTGCAACGGATGCCGAATGTCTCGCTGCAGCCGGCAGCGGACGGCCCCGACACCGCCGGGCTGATCGCCGGCGTGTCCGACGGGATCTATGTGGTCGGCGACAACTCGTGGTCGATCGACATGCAGCGCTACAACTTCCAGTTCACCGGGCAGCGCTTCTTCCGGATCCGCAACGGGCGCCTCGCCGGACAGCTCCGCGACGTCGCGTACCAGGCGACCACCACCGAGTTCTGGCGCTCGCTGGAGGCGGTCGGCGGCCCGCAGACCTGGCTGTTGGCGGGCGCCGCCAACTGCGGCAAGGGCCAGCCCGGCCAGGTTGCCCCCGTCTCGCACGGCTCGCCGAGCGCGCTGTTCCGCGGAGTGAACGTCCTGAACACCGTGACGGAGGGTGGTGCAGCATGA